Below is a window of Lagenorhynchus albirostris chromosome 11, mLagAlb1.1, whole genome shotgun sequence DNA.
TAATTAGCAATATTTGACAGAATAAATTAACACTATCAATGGACTAATATTTAACTTGCTCTGCATCATCTGTATACATGTAGAATCAGAGAGACAGGACAAAGAAAGATAAAGGTCTTGAATGCCGAGTTATCTCAGTTATCTGGAGTTCATTTATCTGAAACCCAGCTGCAAACTAGAAAgcgaaaaagaaaacaaaagcctctGAGCAATCCAAATAGATGTCACCAAGTCCAACGTACATGCATCCCTACTAATTCCAAAACGTACAACAATGTTCCAAAAAAGCTTAGTTACCAGGTTTCCCAGGTAACGCAACTATACAAACCCCAACTTATCAGGGTATCTGAGTGACCCATGCttgatcaaacaaacaaaagaaagaaaaaacagtacaGACACTTAACAGAGCGGTCTTGAGAGCACAGAagcaaaaatctgaaaaaatcagaaaaatgtcaACTTATGATCAGATTTCTCTATAAATTAAAGCAGAGAAGTACATAATTCTACATTTCTTCAATGATTTTTATAGGATAGAAAAATGTGCAatacctctgtttttttttccattttaaaaatatttctgcctAGATAATTTTAGCATGCTGTTCCTAACATTTTCAGGCAgcatatatttaatttcaaattcagaaATACCTGCCCTCCCCCGCCCACAATATCTCTAAGTAACAGCCATtactttttccttctccattGTTCCCGTAACTCTCTCCATGGTAATAAGAAGTGAAGAATCTGGATGACCACTACAGTTCTTTCTCCACTCTATACAATTGTCTTAGGTGCCTTCGGCAGAAAAGGTCCCTTTTGATTCTGTCCTTTTTTCACAtcaaatagggaaaaaaaaaaaatacctgtttATAAAGCCAACCTCTTCTGACCACAGGTGCATTAGGATTCCTTTTAATTGAATTTGATCTCTTTCCAAAATTATGAACTTTTTTTGAAGCCCGTGaagtctaaggaaaaaaaaaaaagcccaacagAAAATGTAGTATTAATGCCTagatattgagtttatttttcatcttcataattttaatctcttttcaGATTTCTCTGAAACTTCCAGGATTTAATCTGTTCAGATGAATTACTGCAATCCCACTTTTGTGTCTTAGTTGTTTCAAATGTTAGAATTCTGCACAAAGATTTTTCCTCCTCTAGGATATTACGGAAGGATCACAAATCCCTCTCCTTTAAAATCCGcgtgtacaatttttaaaaaggcacagtGTGTGGCATTACCTGCTAAATATAAGGAACCTTgagtaaaaataatattaacacattttaaagaataaaccaAATGACAGCACTTTTTGATTTATATCTGCATTTAATCGTGTTGCTCCAATTAAAGAAAGTTAACAGTGCCATGTCACAAGAGCAAATctaacagataaaatagaaacaaacatatCACATCAAGTCAAAACAAGACTGGAAGGATCTGCTTAACGTCATGTAGTGTTTTCTTCTTTACGGACAAACTCTGAACGTGGATAATACCAGACAGATGGTGTTTACCATATTCTTATAAGTAcacataatcttttaaaatactgctGTTGTTTATTGCGAACATTTTGTCTTGGTGGGAATGATAGCAGTAACCAACAAACATAAAGACAAAGAAGctgaatttgaatttctctaTGAAGGTAAGTAATATCAATTTATCTCTTATTTTTCAACTTATCTAGAATCTTTGGAAATCTAGCACATTACATTAGAATCTCCTTTTATGAGGCCTGTATCAGTACATAATAGAATTTTAAGGCCCAATATCAGCCATTTTTGGGggatacattttaatttacttttgaacATATAATGCTTAAACACAGTATAAATCTCAAATGTTACAAAAAGATACAGAAGTACCAGTCTACTTCTCACCTCTGGACCCCAGCACCCAAACAACCCAAACACAACCCTGTGAGGCGACTGATAccactgtgtatatatgtgtctatCCATCTGAATAACTTTTCATAGTTATggaatatctctttttttttctcaaataactGCATACATAATTCCTACTCTTCAGTATCCTTCTTTAATTATCATATAAATTACAGATATTATGCATGCATGATAGTTTTCTGTGGTTGGGtttctcattttctattttgacttctgggatttatgtcatattttagacagCCCATCtgcattctgagtttattttaaaaaacctccatTGCTTTCTGTACTGcttttagagttttgtttttacCGCTTTAACACCTGATCCATCTGGAAAATTTTGGGTGTAAAGTGTGAGGCACGGCTCCAACCTTCTTTCCAGACAATGACTTACTGGCCCTCAACTGGTAAGTCACTTTTCTAGATTTTAATTAGTATAAATTTACAAGCATTATAATGCTGCTAGTGTTTTATGCTATAcaagaattagaaataatttacattatttgaaaatttatatttacttgtAATATTCtgcaatatttcatttaaaaaaccttACCAggcatttaaaatagataattgtCTATTACCCATTTCTTTATAATAACCATAATTTACTATTACCATtcttttactattataaaatacacaattatgttctaaataaagaaaattcttttatCATCCCTTGATTTTCTTGCTATCCTTAATTTAGGACCTGAGCATTAATGTTACGGCAACTATTTATTCAGATTTAGCAGCAGGTTTTCTACGAGTTTgaagacattttaatattaaaattctaaatttaaaacattaacgTTATGGTTTAAAGTACAAGAAGCAACAACTACAAACTTTTATAGACACACAAGTCTGGGATTAGAGGTTAaacaattaacatttttgtttctgaTTACAAAGAAAAACCACCCACTACTGTTTCCATGTGGCTATGGCACTTTTCACATCATGGGTTCTAAACACATCAGTCATCAAGCACAGTGGCTTGATGCGTTTCCCTTTAGCAGTAaaagattttacattttaaagaaacagtaTAATATGATAGAATATATATTATTCTAGGTATACTTAATAGTCAGAAAATGGGAGTTCTAGGCCATTATATTAACCTTCACCATTAAAACTTAAGTTGATTCAATAAACTTCCATTTTCTCACACAAACATCCATTACATGTGTAAAATTATTCCAAATCTGAACtctacaatatttaaaaaaatcattaaattattaaaatataagctTACTACTTTATATTCTAAGCCACTGCTTATGTCAATTACCTCGAACGTAATTAGGTtcacataataataaaatgattattctAAAACTCTAAGTCCATTAAGAGTAATAGATATTACCAATTACACCAGTTATCAATAATTAACAGTAAGCAAAGTAACTTACTCTGCCTACAGGGCTCACTGGATGCACCGCATAGTCTGAAGCCATGTTATAGTTAGAAGCTTCATTTATCATACTTATAGGTCGTTCCTTCTTTTCGTCAGATGTCATGGTTGCAACGGTCCTGAAAATATAATATGCCAGAACGCTAGAACTTGCTATTTATGTAAACTACTGTACAATAACATTTCCCTAGAGTTAACAATGCTGGTGTCTGACTTTTTCAAAACAGCTGGGTACTAGTTAGAGCTTAATAAGCTCCAGAGTTGGAGCTCAATATTTataactactttaaaaataattaagtacaACTTAAtatcatgtttattttaataagccTTAATACAGATATGCTACTTGGTCATCCAACTGgaacattaaaaatttaattacaagATTAGCGATTCTCATATTGAAAACAGTAACAATGATAGGGAATTccgtggcagtccagtagttaggactctgtgctttcactgctgagggcgcgggttcgatccctggttggggaactgagatcccacaaatTAGTTTAATAATTTGACCAAGTTTACAGTTTTCCCTGACCTTGCATCCTGCGCTCTTGAGTTTACTATCTGTGTCTGACCTATTGTAAAAACAGCTTCTGGAATTACATtcctcatgaaaaaaaaatttaagtcatgTTTCTATACCATACATAGTAAACAGACGGCATTCTGTTATTATACTTGACTGCAAATGTCCAGATAAGAAAACTGTTAAATTGTACTGTATTAAGTACGGATAACAGCAATTTCAACGCTAaccccattttttttaacatctttattggagtataattgctttacaatggtgtgttagtttctgctttataacaaagtgaatcagctctacatatacatacatccccatatctcctccctcttgcgtctccctcccaccctccctaccccaccactctaggtggccacaaagcactgagctgatctccctgtgctatgcggctgcttcccactagctattttacatttggtagtgtatatatgtccatgccactctctcacttcatcccagcttccccttccccttccccatgtcctcaagtccattctctacgtctgcatctttattcctgtcctacccctaggttcttcagaaccttttttttttttttttagattccatatttatgtgttagcgtacggtatgtttttctctttctgacttacttcactctgtatcacagactctaggtccatccacctcactacaaatgacccaatttcgttcctttttatggctgagtaatattccattgtatatatgtgccacatcttctttatccattcatctgtcgatggacacttagactAACCCCATTTTGAACAGAGGCATTCCATGAAACGCTTTACTTACTGTTCATTCACTACAAAAATACAATTGTCCTGTGATGGCTGTCCTGTGACTGGATGTTTACAGGTCACTTTCCTTTCATTATGGctggaagaaaacagaataagagaaaatgtaCATGCCATTaccacaaactttaaaaaaatattctggtaGCAAAATAGCCATTTCTTTATAGCAACATTAAAGTTAGTGAATAAAGGAGATGCAATTCAAACCCCCAGGTGTTGACACTCCTACATAACCTTTTCTACTATCTACCGTGTGTACACGTTTGTGTAAATGTTACTTACAGTTTTACAGTACAGCTAGACTCACCACTCCCAACCCCATACCCACCGCCAGTATGACCTCAATTTGTTCTTCTATTGTATAAACAAAAGTAAGTTGATCTGACTCCACAATCATTGCATCTTACGTGACAGGTGGGCCACAGCAAAGTAGGAGTATCCACCTACCTTCATTATTTAGTATCCCAATCTAGGTACGTTACAGAAACCTAATGCCAAATTCATgatggaaaaataaatctaaCAGTACTACCAGATGGGCACTGGCACATTAAAACACAGTACCACTGGAAGAGCAATAATTTATGGCGTTTTGGCTTCACAAAGGAATCTTTACATAAATAATGTAATGGGATTGATTTTTATGATACCTGAAGTATGCTATAGAAAAATGGAAtctgaaggagaaaacaaaaatcttaaatgaAATGCACAAACAACAACACAAGCAAAGAAAAATCTACTTATTATgtttgctgaaaaaaaatctggtttGATTAAAGAGTGACTATTTTTTGGAGAATAAGACCTTTAGGCTTCCTATTGTTTTCTAGAAATGAGAGGAGAAAAATCCCAAACTATTTATCTAAGCCAAAAATAACAGATGCCCAAAATAATATGCAGTATACGTTtgatatactaaaaaaattacatcatttgtaaacaaatatttttttcccgtTTAGTAACATACCACAAAGCGACCTGTAAGGAAGATCAATCATTGGTGTGCTAGATCTTAGAAAACTTACTTTCATTATGGAGGAAATTGTCAAGATGTTGTACTGAATACTGCTTTgttaaacttaaaagattattACATGTGATCTGTATTGTAGGACATTTATAACCGCAGGCCACAAACTTTCTGGCAAACTTCAGATACTTAAGTTCCTTTTCCAAATCTGAACTTtcagtaatattatttttattggttaCTCAAGTACTGgaaactttattaaataaaactaaaactgtatAAAAGAAAAGGtatacagttaaaaaaatatatatattgactATTGTGACAACGGAatgattgcaaaaaaaaaaaaaaggagcacacAAACATTCTTTTTCCGGAAAGTGGATGGTATTTcaatgtggcctctcccgttgtggagcacaggctccggacgcgcaggctcagcggccatggctcacgggcccagccgctccgcggcatgtgggatcttcccggcctggggcacgaacctgtgtcccctgcatccgcacaccctcaaccactgcgccaccagggaagccctgtccaagTACTTTTAAGATCACAGTGTCTTAAAgtaaaactaactaaataaaaatcttaGCATTCCATCTTAGTTAAAAGTTCAGTGACTAAAACCAATatgaaaaatgaacatatttatgttcttttacttttctgaagtacccaatgtgttttcttttaatgttatgatattaaattgacataaaaattcatttatttagaagGATACTCTAACATGAAAGTCTTTTGCTGTTCTCTAACGAAAGAAATAATCTTTCCTACTATGTACACCTAATTATAACATAAACACAGAAGTCctctgaaatgtttatttatttgttctgacttatattttaaattacagtcaTTCAAGATTACTAGGTTTCTATAAAATCCAAATTCAGAAGACTGAGATTTTATAGGCAATTAGTTTAGTTACAAAATTGTCATCTCCCATAAAACAACAtacttagcaaataaaaaatcagagtaatgttttctaatcattttgttaaaaatgaattaaaataaattaagagtaTGACAAACCAAAATATCAGCCAAACCAAATTCCAGTCTTAACTGTTGAAATGTCGTAATTTTCCACTACCTGATAGGATTGTCAATTCTCACTGCTCTTGTGCAAATCtatttttatacacatttttaaatttcaaaaccaTTCCTTCTTATTACGTTGGCATTTACACTTCATTTTTATACTAATCTTGCATTTTTAAGTACTGTAATGGTAAAGGATAAACATAATGTCTAAATTACAGAAACTAAAAATATGGGTTAAAAGCATACTGAGTGCCAATAAATGACAGCAATGTAAATGAAATCCAAATGAACCTttgaaaacataaggaaaaagctATCTCTGTTAATGCACAGGATTCTTTTAGTGCATAATACATGAGTTCTTTAATACACACAGCAACTGGGCACTGTGGGAGGTGGCTGGCCGAGGCATCATGTCATGACCACCTTCCTTGGTGCAAAAGAGGAGTGACTGCTTAGGGCCACGAGGGGGCAGGGAAGACAAGATTCCAGCCTTCAATTCTACCAGTTTGTCcccagcattatttacaaagtgTGTGTTTTCATCCTACACTCGCCATCCTTTTTGTAgtccaaaggttttttttttttccctcctcttttgaAGGGCCTCAAAATTCAGATCAAGAGTACCATCAGTTTTCCTATAACATTCATGTAGAAGTGTGTTCCAATTCAATTCATATATTAAGGAACAATTTGAGTGTCACATAAATCCTGCATTTGTTTATGCATGATCCCGTCCATGAGAAAGTCTAGGTGAGTGCAGAAACTGCACCTTGATGATGCAGCCCCTAGGAGCACACAAATCACACACCTGCACACTCTCAAACATCCACCAGCTACTTCAGTTCATTGCCTGCTTTACGAAACACACCCATCCACATGCAGTGATACAACTTTTTCTAATTTCACAACTCCCTACTTCCAACAGTTCCCAATAATTCACAAGCTGAAACCCTTCCAATTCCATTTCCACAAGCAAACTGCAGGGCTTTCTCAACACAGAgagtatatatagtatttttgtattttctaaccaTTTAATATGTGTGAAACTGTGCTACCACTTTCACTAGGttcctatctttatttttatgtgttactAATGAGGTTTTTTAGTGCTGTGCCCCTAAACCCATTTTCCACAAAAGTCCCATGCTTTCATTGTCCAATTTTGCACAGAGAGGCGATTTTTAGGAAGACACGTGCCCTGTTATAGCAAAAGTGACTGTACTACTAGATTATGAACTAACATACCTCTGTGCTACTAAAAATGCATTTGAAGCTTTACTAGACAAGGTGTTATTCAAAAAATCCTTGCCAGAGATTTTATGCTCTTCATGACCGAAAGGGAAAAGTTGAAAAGATATGGTTTTATATAAATTTGTGCTTCTAGAGGAATCCTTACAAAGAAGGGATAAAATTCAGGTCTTGACATAAAATACCCTTATGGTCACAGAACAAACTAATTCCCTTCTTTCTGACTCACTGTGGCATAGGAGGAGGTCCAaacttttctaaatatgagatcAAGTATTCGCCTCCATCTAACTCTTACTTCCAGACTTCTGTCTGTGATGGTTTAATGTGTAGGtttagaccagtggttttcaactggGAATGATTTTTATCCCCCATGGGACATTTGGAAATGTCTGgtaatatatacattattgaagtacagttgatttacaacattgtgttaatttctgctatacagcaaactGACTtagttatgcatatatacacattcctttttatattcttttccattatggtttatcccaggacattgactgtagttccctgtgctatacagtaggaccttgctgtccATCCATTGTCTGGTAATATATTTGAATGTTACAACTGGGGCTGGTatgtagtgggtagaggccaggatgcTGCCCAACATCTTGCAATGTGCAGGAAAGTTTTCCACATGAAAGAAGTATCCAGCCCCCAATATCAACAGCGTTGAGGTTGATAAGCCCTGCGTTAGACCACCATAGCCCTCTAACAATGAACTCTACCAACTAAGCCacacttattatttctttgtgttcCTGTTCTTCTCTAGAGACAACAGAAGCAGCCATTGAGACCACTGGTCCATGAATCAGACTACTTAGGtgtgaatcccagctcttcctctCACTAGCtaggtgaccttaggcaagttactgtGACTGTCCATGCCCCAACTGCCTCAATTAGGTAACAGTAGCTATGTCACAGGTTGTTACTTTATTTGTTCAGAACTGTTCTGGGCACCTGGGGATGGCagttaataaaacataaaaatcactgtcctcatggaacttactgTCTAGTGGGGATGTTAAGAGTAAAGAGTATAAACATGGCCTGGAACAGACAAGCCCTCGATAACTGTTACTTACTTTTTTTATGCACTACAGGACTTTGAGCATATGTTGTCGTCATCAGACTACTGTTCAGTCACCTGTTTAAACCGTAACAGTTCATATTAACACGTACCCCCAAAACTGTTTAAAAACACGTTATCCCACTACTCAGTATTTAttgtaaaagaataaagttgtGATTGCTTTTGGCGTTCATGCTTCTGGTCAAGATACCCCTAATAtgtccaaaaacaaaaaatagaggagAAAAGTAATTCTAATATAAAAGCTCCAGAGCAAGAGTagctatgttttttttgttttgttttgttttttgcggtccgcgggcctctcactgttgcggcctctcccgttgcggagcacaggctcccgacgcgcaggctgagcggccatggctcacgggccctgctgctccgcggcatgtgggatcttcccagaccagggcaggaacccatgtcccctgcatcggcaggcggactctcaaccactgcgccaccaggggagtccaagAGTAGCTATGTTTTTAAGGCAGTATTCGAGAAGGTTTTTAAATAGTAACAGAcaacacttaaaaaacaaaaaaggctttTGCTCTTCCAGAGTTCAGGACTGAAGGAAACTGGTCATATTCAACAGCTGAATCTGAGGATCATGCTCTATCAAAGGCCCAGATAAAGGATTGAATCGATGCCATTTTTAGAAAAGGTTATCAAGAAATGGACACGTTGCAACACAAATTGCTTGTTCTTTGGCACTATGCCCTCTTCACTATTTATTACTAGACATTTAATCATTTACTAAAACTAGAAAATCAAATGAAAGACCTCCTTAATTCCAGCCTTTATGGAACTATTCCATTCAATAATAATTtggttttaaaagatattaagatGAATAAATCagtgtgtgtataaaatggtatatttccaccaaattatataaaaaacaaattaaaaatgacatgTCTACTGGAGATGGAACAGAAATTCATTACTcccttattctttttcagatcttaTCTGTGAAGTGAACAATGCATCATGGAGGTAACTGTACCAGAAAACCTGGGCAAAGGTGTGCTGTTTAAGCAGTTCTGAGCTTTACATCAAAAGGGAATAAGCTGATAAACTACATGGCTCCTATAACC
It encodes the following:
- the PLEKHA5 gene encoding pleckstrin homology domain-containing family A member 5 isoform X5, whose protein sequence is MAADLNLEWICSLPRSWTYGITRGGRVFFINEEAKSTTWLHPVTGEAVVTGHRRQSTDLPTGWEEAYTFEGARYYINHNERKVTCKHPVTGQPSQDNCIFVVNEQTVATMTSDEKKERPISMINEASNYNMASDYAVHPVSPVGRTSRASKKVHNFGKRSNSIKRNPNAPVVRRGWLYKQMRKKRVFWEAYCCLVFR